A part of Brassica rapa cultivar Chiifu-401-42 chromosome A05, CAAS_Brap_v3.01, whole genome shotgun sequence genomic DNA contains:
- the LOC103867961 gene encoding protein GRAVITROPIC IN THE LIGHT 1, with the protein MENAVVKTSNLSDIISKFVKVCKFRSIGVFPDHKPNPNTPSDEVVAEAFEDITCKPSRKKIPTSRWNDDDVSKLFDAVSALKLAYLEFQRAHLPYDPDKIIEADNLVVSHLETIRRFKRLYLKTKQLQAKTELDAASCLNRLRDEVEVNEKHLWELKTQTKAKESEVHSLKETLNCLVAENNKLEERLVSVSSFEFVFRAASKSIHDFAKPLITLMKATEWNLEKAVESIVPNVTYAKNSDKKYAFESYIVQRMFHGMKLIPSDVTELMSLDDPLDALTAFPDSAFARFCGQKYLLVVHPLMEASFFGNLDMRGLVLLGKHPRTVFYRIFAKMAKWVWVLGSLAASLDIEAKIFVVRRGTRFSGAYMESVVGDDTRKEEEGQEDLRVEFITMPGFKVGDSVFKSHVYLYQTKR; encoded by the coding sequence ATGGAGAATGCTGTCGTTAAAACATCGAACCTTTCAGACATCATCTCCAAGTTCGTTAAAGTCTGCAAGTTTAGATCCATTGGTGTGTTCCCTGACcataaaccgaatccgaacaCTCCTTCTGATGAAGTAGTAGCAGAAGCCTTCGAAGATATCACTTGCAAACCCTCGAGAAAGAAGATTCCAACTTCCCGTTGGAACGATGATGATGTCTCCAAGCTGTTCGACGCTGTTTCAGCTCTTAAGCTCGCGTATCTCGAGTTTCAACGAGCTCATCTGCCTTACGATCCAGACAAGATCATAGAAGCAGACAACCTCGTCGTCTCTCACCTCGAAACGATACGAAGATTCAAACGTCTCTACCTCAAAACGAAGCAGCTCCAAGCCAAGACCGAGCTTGACGCTGCTTCTTGCTTGAACCGGTTGAGAGACGAAGTGGAAGTGAACGAGAAGCATTTGTGGGAGCTCAAGACGCAGACGAAAGCAAAGGAGAGTGAGGTTCACTCTCTCAAGGAGACACTAAACTGTTTGGTCGCAGAGAATAACAAACTCGAAGAGAGGCTCGTGAGCGTCTCCTCCTTTGAGTTCGTGTTCAGAGCTGCTTCTAAGTCGATACACGACTTTGCAAAGCCGTTGATCACTCTCATGAAAGCTACAGAATGGAATCTTGAGAAAGCAGTTGAATCTATCGTGCCTAATGTAACGTACGCCAAGAACTCAGACAAGAAGTATGCTTTTGAGTCGTACATCGTTCAGAGAATGTTCCACGGCATGAAGCTTATTCCTTCTGACGTGACTGAGCTGATGAGTTTAGATGATCCGTTGGACGCGTTGACAGCGTTTCCAGATTCGGCGTTTGCGAGATTCTGCGGTCAGAAGTATCTATTAGTTGTTCATCCGTTGATGGAAGCTTCCTTCTTTGGGAATTTAGATATGAGGGGGCTTGTTCTGCTTGGTAAGCATCCAAGAACTGTGTTTTATCGAATCTTTGCGAAAATGGCGAAGTGGGTATGGGTTCTTGGATCGTTAGCAGCTTCTTTGGATATAGAAGCGAAGATCTTTGTGGTCAGAAGAGGAACCAGATTCTCAGGTGCCTACATGGAGTCTGTAGTGGGTGATGATACAAGAAAAGAGGAAGAAGGACAAGAGGATTTGAGAGTTGAGTTTATCACAATGCCGGGGTTTAAGGTTGGAGATTCAGTGTTTAAATCCCATGTTTATCTTTATCAAACAAAAAGGTGA
- the LOC103867959 gene encoding transcription repressor OFP2-like → MGNHKFKFSDMIPNAWFHKLKDMTKPKNKPVSYSSSNTFNKKKLSSDSLPHKSSASHFSNSLVANSPHHNSPRNSTHRKRMSKRKTLYKPSLKPNTPPFASAGFNKSKMNGQDSSHCPFPALERSPEYFVYSFYEEKDDEFVDHSNFKIKENNKAFTKKACPARNSIKKPLKPHLSVKISKEKEEDEDDECIAEKKYQKQVSSGRKSSAGINLRRVNSPRIQLSGTRRSTSRSENKQAVLESFAVMKSSVDPKKDFRESMVEMIEENNIRASKDLEDLLACYLSLNPKEYHDLIIQVFEQIWRQLTKTKLKKTLLM, encoded by the coding sequence ATGGGGAATCACAAGTTCAAATTTTCAGATATGATCCCAAATGCATGGTTTCACAAGCTCAAAGACATGACTAAACCCAAAAACAAACCTGTTTCTTATTCTTCCTCAAACACTTTTAACAAGAAAAAACTCTCCTCAGATTCTCTTCCTCATAAATCTTCAGCCTCTCATTTCTCCAACAGCTTAGTAGCTAACAGTCCTCACCACAACTCACCAAGAAATTCTACTCACAGAAAAAGGATGAGTAAAAGAAAGACACTTTACAAGCCATCTCTTAAACCAAACACTCCTCCTTTTGCATCTGCAGGTTTTAACAAGAGCAAGATGAATGGTCAAGATTCCTCCCACTGCCCATTTCCAGCTCTTGAAAGATCCCCTGAGTATTTTGTGTATAGTTTCTACGAAGAGAAGGATGATGAATTCGTCGATCATTCCAACTTTAAGATCAAAGAAAACAACAAAGCTTTCACAAAGAAAGCTTGTCCTGCAAGAAACTCAATCAAGAAACCGCTAAAACCCCATCTTTCTGTGAAGATtagtaaagagaaagaagaagatgaagatgatgaatgcaTAGCAGAGAAGAAATACCAAAAGCAAGTCTCTAGTGGAAGAAAATCATCTGCAGGGATAAACCTCAGAAGAGTAAATTCACCTAGAATTCAACTCTCAGGTACGCGTAGAAGCACGTCTAGATCAGAGAACAAACAAGCTGTTCTTGAGAGTTTTGCAGTGATGAAGAGTTCGGTTGATCCAAAGAAAGACTTCAGAGAATCAATGGTGGAGATGATAGAAGAGAACAACATCAGAGCTTCAAAAGACTTGGAGGATCTTCTTGCTTGTTACCTTTCCTTGAATCCAAAGGAGTATCATGATCTTATCATCCAGGTATTCGAGCAAATCTGGCGTCAACTTACAAaaaccaagttaaaaaaaaCCCTCTTAATGTAA
- the LOC103867960 gene encoding transcription repressor OFP17: protein MRVKATLINFKSKLSKSCNRFVSLFRFRVKRSLFIRPLRRARHANVKPRHHHRHPKKPICSSSSLLSCLCLFSKNKDSEMSQNKPRSSSFSVKDDDSLKYMHSPLTPAAAKKLFTSPITTPVSAKRTKKSLGTRDTFEDNAVEDACRSFENYLIQLIVEEGKMDDLMDIEELLSSWKNLKSPVFIELVSRFYGELCRDLFSGE from the exons ATGAGAGTGAAAGCAACTTTGATTAACTTCAAATCAAAGCTTTCCAAATCATGCAACAGATTTGTCTCTCTCTTCCGCTTCAGAGTTAAGAGATCTCTCTTTATCAGACCTCTTCGTCGTGCTCGTCATGCCAATGTCAAACCTAgacatcatcatcgtcatcccAAGAAGCCAATCTGTTCCTCTTCCTCTTTGCTGTCTTGTCTCTGTTTGTTCAGCAAAAACAAAGACTCAGAGATGAGCCAAAACAAACCTAGAAGTTCCTCTT TTAGTGTGAAGGATGATGATTCTTTGAAGTATATGCATTCCCCTCTTACACCAGCAGCAGCCAAGAAGCTGTTCACTTCACCCATCACGACGCCTGTTTCTGCAAAGCGGACCAAGAAATCACTAGGCACAAGAGATACATTCGAAGACAATGCAGTGGAAGACGCTTGCAGGAGCTTTGAAAACTATCTGATTCAACTGATTGTTGAAGAAGGGAAAATGGATGACTTGATGGACATAGAGGAGCTTCTGTCCTCTTGGAAAAATCTTAAGAGCCCTGTCTTCATTGAACTTGTCTCCAGATTCTATGGAGAGCTCTGCAGAGACCTGTTTTCAGGTGAATGA
- the LOC117134155 gene encoding uncharacterized protein LOC117134155, whose translation MKNQVIPIFDGEKYDFWSIKMTTILKTRKLWSVVEEGVAAPPAQVDETPETARTRSLREEAMMNDTLALQILQTAVSDHIFSRIAAASTSKEAWDALKEEYEGSPQVRLIKLQTLRREYENLKMYENEDIKVFTDKIVELANQLTYHGEQKSDVQLIQKILISLPAKFDSIVSVLEQTSDLTSTKMTELIGILKAHEARLAAREESTSEGAFDARVKHKNSGVTQDNSKRQGGKKWCGFCKRDNHNESEC comes from the coding sequence ATGAAGAATCAAGTAATCCCCATATTTGATGGAGAGAAGTACGACTTCTGGAGCATCAAGATGACAACCATTCTCAAGACCAGGAAGTTATGGTCTGTGGTTGAAGAAGGCGTAGCAGCCCCACCAGCACAAGTGGATGAAACCCCTGAAACAGCAAGGACAAGATCGCTTAGAGAAGAAGCGATGATGAACGATACATTGGCTTTGCAAATCTTGCAAACTGCTGTATCAGATCATATATTCTCACGGATTGCAGCAGCATCAACATCCAAAGAGGCGTGGGATGCATTGAAGGAGGAGTATGAAGGCTCTCCTCAAGTTCGTttgattaaacttcaaacattgCGAAGGGAGTATGAGAATCTGAAGATGTATGAGAATGAAGACATTAAGGTCTTCACAGATAAGATAGTTGAATTGGCAAATCAATTAACTTATCATGGTGAACAGAAGTCAGATGTTCAACTCATACAGAAGATACTCATCTCTCTCCCAGCCAAGTTCGATAGCATAGTCAGTGTGTTGGAGCAAACAAGCGATTTGACTTCAACAAAGATGACAGAGTTGATCGGGATCTTGAAGGCTCATGAAGCAAGGCTGGCTGCAAGAGAAGAAAGCACCAGTGAAGGAGCATTCGATGCTCGtgttaaacacaaaaattcTGGTGTTACACAAGACAACTCAAAGCGCCAAGGAGGCAAGAAGTGGTGCGGTTTCTGCAAGAGAGACAACCACAATGAGAGCGAGTGTTAG